In the Sus scrofa isolate TJ Tabasco breed Duroc chromosome 6, Sscrofa11.1, whole genome shotgun sequence genome, one interval contains:
- the LOC110261081 gene encoding MORN repeat-containing protein 1-like: protein VTSCWETNAAHGSLPKRLSRSAVFPEAPCSARGAPPEPAWWGHRGGSSGLLRLRAHPGVDGVVQGLRARELGPRPRGTSPPGQAEALVPTAPRGQWWAGDGQSHVSLPKAFSGSSSSPHRPDGVATTEPAAAAAFPGEYVVLVCDVTTPPFLGHTLPTAFKHLRVSAKGAGQRPHVPGEGPEAPR, encoded by the exons GTCACTTCCTGCTGGGAAACAAACGCAGCTCATGGGTCCCTTCCAAAGAGACTCAGCAGGTCAGCTGTCTTCCCCGAGGCCCCCTGCTCTGCCCGGGGGGCTCCCCCAGAGCCTGCATGGTGGGGGCACCGTGGAGGCAGCAGTGGGCTCCTCCGCCTGAGGGCACATCCAGGTGTAGACGGTGTGGTTCAGGGGCTGAGGGCCAGGGAGCTGGGCCCCAGGCCTCGGGGGACCAGCCCCCCAGGGCAGGCAGAGGCGCTGGTGCCCACGGCCCCCCGGGGGCAGTGGTGGGCCGGGGACGGACAGTCACACGTCAGCCTGCCCAAGGCCTTTAGtggctcctcctcttctccccacagGCCTGATGGGGTGGCCACTACAGAGCCGGCAGCAGCGGCAGCCTTCCCAG GCGAGTACGTGGTCCTGGTCTGCGACGTGACCACCCCTCCGTTCCTGGGCCACACGCTGCCCACCGCCTTCAAACACCTGCGGGTCTCGGCGAAGGGGGCGGGCCAGCGGCCCCACGTCCCCGGAGAAGGCCCCGAAGCCCCGCGCTAA